The Vidua macroura isolate BioBank_ID:100142 chromosome 4, ASM2450914v1, whole genome shotgun sequence genome window below encodes:
- the RBM47 gene encoding RNA-binding protein 47 isoform X2, translating into MVLGAEVGSRFYHAVNEFDTMTAEDSTARMSNDSTNVATTKVPEGVAGAPNEAALLALMARTGYSMIQENGQRKYGGPPPGWEGLHPPRGCEVFVGKIPRDVYEDELVPVFESVGRIYEMRLMMDFDGKNRGYAFVMYTQKHEAKRAVRELNNYEIRPGRLLGVCCSVDNCRLFIGGIPKMKKREEILEEIAKVTEGVLDVIVYASAADKMKNRGFAFVEYESHRAAAMARRKLMPGRIQLWGHQIAVDWAEPEIDVDEDVMETVKILYVRNLMIETTEDTIKKVFGQFNPGCVERVKKIRDYAFVHFTTREDAIHAMNNLNGVELEGSCLEVTLAKPVDKEQYTRYQKAAKGGAAATSEVTQQPNYVYSCDPYTLAYYGYPYNALIGPNRDYFVKGSIRGRGRGAAGNRAPGPRGSYLGGYSAGRGIYSRYHEGKGKQQEKGFELVPNLELPAVNPVAIKPGAVAIPAIGAQYSMFQAAPPAKMMEDGKIHTVEHIINPIAVQQDPASAAAAAAAAAAAVIPAVSTPPPFQGRPITPVYTMTPNMQRIPAAGIYGTSYVPFAAPAAATATIATLQKNAAAAAAAAYGGYAGYIPPAFPAATIQVPIHDVYQTY; encoded by the exons GTTTTATCACGCTGTGAATGAGTTTGACACCATGACCGCTGAGGATTCCACTGCAAGGATGAGCAATGATTCCACTAATGTGGCCACCACAAAAGTCCCTGAAGGTGTTGCTGGGGCGCCCAAcgaggcagctctgctggccctCATGGCCCGCACTGGATACAGTATGATCCAGGAGAACGGGCAACGCAAGTATGGAGGCCCTCCTCCCGGCTGGGAGGGCCTGCACCCTCCTCGTGGCTGCGAAGTCTTTGTGGGCAAAATCCCCCGCGATGTCTATGAAGATGAGCTCGTCCCCGTCTTCGAGTCTGTTGGCCGCATCTACGAGATGCGCTTGATGATGGATTTTGATGGGAAGAACCGTGGCTACGCCTTCGTGATGTACACACAGAAGCACGAGGCGAAGCGTGCTGTCAGGGAGCTGAACAACTATGAAATCCGCCCCGGCAGGCTGCTGGGTGTGTGCTGCAGTGTGGATAACTGCCGGCTCTTCATTGGAGGCATTCCCAAGATGAAGAAGAGAGAGGAGATCCTGGAAGAGATTGCCAAGGTGACAGAAGGCGTGCTGGATGTCATCGTGTATGCCAGCGCTGCAGACAAGATGAAGAATAGAGGCTTTGCCTTTGTGGAGTATGAAAGTCATCGAGCAGCAGCCATGGCCAGGAGGAAACTCATGCCCGGAAGGATCCAACTGTGGGGACATCAAATTGCTGTTGACTGGGCAGAACCAGAGATAGATGTGGATGAAGATGTCATGGAGACTGTTAAAATCTTATATGTGAGGAATTTAATGATTGAGACCACAGAGGACACCATTAAAAAGGTGTTTGGTCAGTTTAACCCTGGCTGTGTAgagagagtgaaaaaaatacGTGACTACGCCTTTGTGCACTTTACAACCAGGGAAGATGCCATTCATGCCATGAACAACCTTAATGGTGTTGAACTAGAGGGCTCATGCCTGGAGGTTACTTTGGCCAAGCCAGTAGACAAGGAGCAATACACTCGCTAccagaaagcagcaaaaggaggGGCTGCAGCAACCTCCGAAGTAACTCAGCAACCTAACTATGTTTACTCTTGTGATCCATACACACTAGCATACTATGGATATCCATACAATGCCTTGATTGGGCCCAACAGAGATTACTTTGTGAAAG GCAGCATACGAGGCAGAGGGCGAGGTGCAGCTGGCAACAGAGCTCCGGGTCCCAGGGGCTCCTACCTGGGGGGATACTCCGCCGGCCGTGGAATCTACAGCAGGTACCAtgaaggcaaaggaaaacagcaagagAAGGGATTTGAACTGGTTCCCAACTTGGAGTTACCTGCAGTCAATCCAGTGGCCATTAAGCCTGGTGCAG TGGCCATCCCTGCCATTGGTGCCCAGTACTCCATGTTTCAGGCCGCACCGCCAGCCAAGATGATGGAAGATGGCAAAATCCACACTGTTGAGCACATCATCAACCCTATAGCTGTCCAGCAGGACCCAGCtagtgcagcagctgctgcagcagccgcAGCCGCAGCTGTAATACCAGCTGTCTCAACACCTCCTCCCTTCCAG GGCCGCCCCATCACACCGGTGTACACCATGACTCCCAACATGCAGCGGATCCCTGCCGCCGGGATTTACGGGACAAGTTATGTGCCATTTGCGGCGCCTGCTGCGGCCACGGCGACAATAGCCACGCTACAGAAGAacgccgccgctgctgccgctgctgcctACGGAGGATACGCTGGCTACATCCCCCCGGCATTCCCAGCTGCCACCATCCAGGTGCCCATCCACGACGTCTACCAGACGTACTGA
- the RBM47 gene encoding RNA-binding protein 47 isoform X1, with protein MVLGAEVGSRFYHAVNEFDTMTAEDSTARMSNDSTNVATTKVPEGVAGAPNEAALLALMARTGYSMIQENGQRKYGGPPPGWEGLHPPRGCEVFVGKIPRDVYEDELVPVFESVGRIYEMRLMMDFDGKNRGYAFVMYTQKHEAKRAVRELNNYEIRPGRLLGVCCSVDNCRLFIGGIPKMKKREEILEEIAKVTEGVLDVIVYASAADKMKNRGFAFVEYESHRAAAMARRKLMPGRIQLWGHQIAVDWAEPEIDVDEDVMETVKILYVRNLMIETTEDTIKKVFGQFNPGCVERVKKIRDYAFVHFTTREDAIHAMNNLNGVELEGSCLEVTLAKPVDKEQYTRYQKAAKGGAAATSEVTQQPNYVYSCDPYTLAYYGYPYNALIGPNRDYFVKAGSIRGRGRGAAGNRAPGPRGSYLGGYSAGRGIYSRYHEGKGKQQEKGFELVPNLELPAVNPVAIKPGAVAIPAIGAQYSMFQAAPPAKMMEDGKIHTVEHIINPIAVQQDPASAAAAAAAAAAAVIPAVSTPPPFQGRPITPVYTMTPNMQRIPAAGIYGTSYVPFAAPAAATATIATLQKNAAAAAAAAYGGYAGYIPPAFPAATIQVPIHDVYQTY; from the exons GTTTTATCACGCTGTGAATGAGTTTGACACCATGACCGCTGAGGATTCCACTGCAAGGATGAGCAATGATTCCACTAATGTGGCCACCACAAAAGTCCCTGAAGGTGTTGCTGGGGCGCCCAAcgaggcagctctgctggccctCATGGCCCGCACTGGATACAGTATGATCCAGGAGAACGGGCAACGCAAGTATGGAGGCCCTCCTCCCGGCTGGGAGGGCCTGCACCCTCCTCGTGGCTGCGAAGTCTTTGTGGGCAAAATCCCCCGCGATGTCTATGAAGATGAGCTCGTCCCCGTCTTCGAGTCTGTTGGCCGCATCTACGAGATGCGCTTGATGATGGATTTTGATGGGAAGAACCGTGGCTACGCCTTCGTGATGTACACACAGAAGCACGAGGCGAAGCGTGCTGTCAGGGAGCTGAACAACTATGAAATCCGCCCCGGCAGGCTGCTGGGTGTGTGCTGCAGTGTGGATAACTGCCGGCTCTTCATTGGAGGCATTCCCAAGATGAAGAAGAGAGAGGAGATCCTGGAAGAGATTGCCAAGGTGACAGAAGGCGTGCTGGATGTCATCGTGTATGCCAGCGCTGCAGACAAGATGAAGAATAGAGGCTTTGCCTTTGTGGAGTATGAAAGTCATCGAGCAGCAGCCATGGCCAGGAGGAAACTCATGCCCGGAAGGATCCAACTGTGGGGACATCAAATTGCTGTTGACTGGGCAGAACCAGAGATAGATGTGGATGAAGATGTCATGGAGACTGTTAAAATCTTATATGTGAGGAATTTAATGATTGAGACCACAGAGGACACCATTAAAAAGGTGTTTGGTCAGTTTAACCCTGGCTGTGTAgagagagtgaaaaaaatacGTGACTACGCCTTTGTGCACTTTACAACCAGGGAAGATGCCATTCATGCCATGAACAACCTTAATGGTGTTGAACTAGAGGGCTCATGCCTGGAGGTTACTTTGGCCAAGCCAGTAGACAAGGAGCAATACACTCGCTAccagaaagcagcaaaaggaggGGCTGCAGCAACCTCCGAAGTAACTCAGCAACCTAACTATGTTTACTCTTGTGATCCATACACACTAGCATACTATGGATATCCATACAATGCCTTGATTGGGCCCAACAGAGATTACTTTGTGAAAG CAGGCAGCATACGAGGCAGAGGGCGAGGTGCAGCTGGCAACAGAGCTCCGGGTCCCAGGGGCTCCTACCTGGGGGGATACTCCGCCGGCCGTGGAATCTACAGCAGGTACCAtgaaggcaaaggaaaacagcaagagAAGGGATTTGAACTGGTTCCCAACTTGGAGTTACCTGCAGTCAATCCAGTGGCCATTAAGCCTGGTGCAG TGGCCATCCCTGCCATTGGTGCCCAGTACTCCATGTTTCAGGCCGCACCGCCAGCCAAGATGATGGAAGATGGCAAAATCCACACTGTTGAGCACATCATCAACCCTATAGCTGTCCAGCAGGACCCAGCtagtgcagcagctgctgcagcagccgcAGCCGCAGCTGTAATACCAGCTGTCTCAACACCTCCTCCCTTCCAG GGCCGCCCCATCACACCGGTGTACACCATGACTCCCAACATGCAGCGGATCCCTGCCGCCGGGATTTACGGGACAAGTTATGTGCCATTTGCGGCGCCTGCTGCGGCCACGGCGACAATAGCCACGCTACAGAAGAacgccgccgctgctgccgctgctgcctACGGAGGATACGCTGGCTACATCCCCCCGGCATTCCCAGCTGCCACCATCCAGGTGCCCATCCACGACGTCTACCAGACGTACTGA
- the RBM47 gene encoding RNA-binding protein 47 isoform X3, whose translation MTAEDSTARMSNDSTNVATTKVPEGVAGAPNEAALLALMARTGYSMIQENGQRKYGGPPPGWEGLHPPRGCEVFVGKIPRDVYEDELVPVFESVGRIYEMRLMMDFDGKNRGYAFVMYTQKHEAKRAVRELNNYEIRPGRLLGVCCSVDNCRLFIGGIPKMKKREEILEEIAKVTEGVLDVIVYASAADKMKNRGFAFVEYESHRAAAMARRKLMPGRIQLWGHQIAVDWAEPEIDVDEDVMETVKILYVRNLMIETTEDTIKKVFGQFNPGCVERVKKIRDYAFVHFTTREDAIHAMNNLNGVELEGSCLEVTLAKPVDKEQYTRYQKAAKGGAAATSEVTQQPNYVYSCDPYTLAYYGYPYNALIGPNRDYFVKAGSIRGRGRGAAGNRAPGPRGSYLGGYSAGRGIYSRYHEGKGKQQEKGFELVPNLELPAVNPVAIKPGAVAIPAIGAQYSMFQAAPPAKMMEDGKIHTVEHIINPIAVQQDPASAAAAAAAAAAAVIPAVSTPPPFQGRPITPVYTMTPNMQRIPAAGIYGTSYVPFAAPAAATATIATLQKNAAAAAAAAYGGYAGYIPPAFPAATIQVPIHDVYQTY comes from the exons ATGACCGCTGAGGATTCCACTGCAAGGATGAGCAATGATTCCACTAATGTGGCCACCACAAAAGTCCCTGAAGGTGTTGCTGGGGCGCCCAAcgaggcagctctgctggccctCATGGCCCGCACTGGATACAGTATGATCCAGGAGAACGGGCAACGCAAGTATGGAGGCCCTCCTCCCGGCTGGGAGGGCCTGCACCCTCCTCGTGGCTGCGAAGTCTTTGTGGGCAAAATCCCCCGCGATGTCTATGAAGATGAGCTCGTCCCCGTCTTCGAGTCTGTTGGCCGCATCTACGAGATGCGCTTGATGATGGATTTTGATGGGAAGAACCGTGGCTACGCCTTCGTGATGTACACACAGAAGCACGAGGCGAAGCGTGCTGTCAGGGAGCTGAACAACTATGAAATCCGCCCCGGCAGGCTGCTGGGTGTGTGCTGCAGTGTGGATAACTGCCGGCTCTTCATTGGAGGCATTCCCAAGATGAAGAAGAGAGAGGAGATCCTGGAAGAGATTGCCAAGGTGACAGAAGGCGTGCTGGATGTCATCGTGTATGCCAGCGCTGCAGACAAGATGAAGAATAGAGGCTTTGCCTTTGTGGAGTATGAAAGTCATCGAGCAGCAGCCATGGCCAGGAGGAAACTCATGCCCGGAAGGATCCAACTGTGGGGACATCAAATTGCTGTTGACTGGGCAGAACCAGAGATAGATGTGGATGAAGATGTCATGGAGACTGTTAAAATCTTATATGTGAGGAATTTAATGATTGAGACCACAGAGGACACCATTAAAAAGGTGTTTGGTCAGTTTAACCCTGGCTGTGTAgagagagtgaaaaaaatacGTGACTACGCCTTTGTGCACTTTACAACCAGGGAAGATGCCATTCATGCCATGAACAACCTTAATGGTGTTGAACTAGAGGGCTCATGCCTGGAGGTTACTTTGGCCAAGCCAGTAGACAAGGAGCAATACACTCGCTAccagaaagcagcaaaaggaggGGCTGCAGCAACCTCCGAAGTAACTCAGCAACCTAACTATGTTTACTCTTGTGATCCATACACACTAGCATACTATGGATATCCATACAATGCCTTGATTGGGCCCAACAGAGATTACTTTGTGAAAG CAGGCAGCATACGAGGCAGAGGGCGAGGTGCAGCTGGCAACAGAGCTCCGGGTCCCAGGGGCTCCTACCTGGGGGGATACTCCGCCGGCCGTGGAATCTACAGCAGGTACCAtgaaggcaaaggaaaacagcaagagAAGGGATTTGAACTGGTTCCCAACTTGGAGTTACCTGCAGTCAATCCAGTGGCCATTAAGCCTGGTGCAG TGGCCATCCCTGCCATTGGTGCCCAGTACTCCATGTTTCAGGCCGCACCGCCAGCCAAGATGATGGAAGATGGCAAAATCCACACTGTTGAGCACATCATCAACCCTATAGCTGTCCAGCAGGACCCAGCtagtgcagcagctgctgcagcagccgcAGCCGCAGCTGTAATACCAGCTGTCTCAACACCTCCTCCCTTCCAG GGCCGCCCCATCACACCGGTGTACACCATGACTCCCAACATGCAGCGGATCCCTGCCGCCGGGATTTACGGGACAAGTTATGTGCCATTTGCGGCGCCTGCTGCGGCCACGGCGACAATAGCCACGCTACAGAAGAacgccgccgctgctgccgctgctgcctACGGAGGATACGCTGGCTACATCCCCCCGGCATTCCCAGCTGCCACCATCCAGGTGCCCATCCACGACGTCTACCAGACGTACTGA